Proteins found in one Coffea eugenioides isolate CCC68of chromosome 5, Ceug_1.0, whole genome shotgun sequence genomic segment:
- the LOC113769873 gene encoding pentatricopeptide repeat-containing protein At5g55840: protein MRSCLGSATSRDFFLFPQNGVKIRAFSKMGRISKDFPEQLKGTPKSRRAADTESPGDKRERSIHTILTIDRWESLNRMEYRMASLRPVHGRLSLKILNWVIKQPGLELSHIIHMYCITAHILIRAKMYDSAKSILMHLSEMRFGSSYVFDALMNTYRLCKSNPSVFDILIRVYVRRGMVEDALEIFSLMGCRKFRPSADSCNMILAAMMKGRRADSVWSFFKEMLANNVCPNVGTFNILLNALCLEGKLKNAGYLLNKMEESGYAPNIVTYNTLLNWYCKNGRYKSAFGLMDRMSSKGIEADVCTYNMFMNELCRNNRSAKGYLLLRKMRKRRVFPNQVTYNTLISGFVREAKIGVATQLYEEMLSFHLSPNHITYNALINGLSLEGNFEEASELLNKMEEGGLQPNEVSYGAVVNGLCKHNKVDLARNLFERMRIKGMVISPNSYTMLMDGLCKNGMLEESIQVLGAMFEDGVNPDLITYSVLVNGFCRAGRMNSSKEIICKMYRSGLVVNYTVYCTLLYHFCQQGNIAEAMRTYALMHKSGHVPDLFVCNLLVSSLCRRGKIGEAEDFMHHMHRIGITPNSFTFNSVIGGCRNKGDGLKAFSLFDDMIQLGNHPSSYTYASLLKSLCTAGNLLIGVKFFDQLRHIPYAVNAAAYNILLAETCKSGKFQMTLSLLDEMVSNNVLPDNCTYTSLFDGLCRKGRMVTAILLFGRALERGTFFPNQVLYTCIINGLFKSGHPKIATYFYDEMLKNGLNVDTVAFNAMLDGYSRIGQLAKAKSLFSMMSGRNLCPNLATYNILLHGHSKQQRISECFSLYATMVRKDLLPDKITYHSIILGLCESGMLDIGVKFLKKMILEGTMADTMMFNMLITKYSERDEMEKVFDLLNIMRSIGVSEDGDTYSSILMGLGRTSNFQASRIVLHGMSGKGFIPTERQYCSVITGLCRVGDIRGAFRLKDEMETLGLSSQNVADSAMVRGLVRRGKTEEAMFFLDCMLRGKLVPTVATFTTLMHQFCNESKFSEALELKTIMELHGRKPDAVTYNVLISGLCVSGDKLQAFDLYKEMKQRGLCPTVTTFRVLLHAVSSENDSVKGKTLLVDLQERGLISQDLDAQLWRKTSVVAMEKLDFLIKRKSSCSHEKEYSHWEYSSFGTSASL from the exons ATGCGTTCTTGTTTGGGCTCTGCAACATCCAgagacttttttctttttccccaaaatgGAGTAAAAATCCGAGCTTTTTCCAAAATGGGCAGAATTTCTAAAGATTTCCCAGAACAACTGAAAGGTACTCCCAAAAGCAGAAGAGCAGCAGATACAGAGTCACCTG GTGATAAGCGGGAAAGAAGTATTCATACAATTTTGACAATAGATCGTTGGGAGTCACTGAACCGGATGGAATACAGGATGGCATCATTGAGGCCAGTCCACGGAAGATTATCTTTGAAAATTCTCAATTGGGTCATAAAGCAACCAGGTTTGGAGCTCAGTCACATAATTCATATGTACTGTATAACGGCCCACATACTTATTAGAGCAAAAATGTATGACTCTGCTAAGTCAATTTTGATGCATTTATCTGAGATGCGCTTTGGGTCAAGTTATGTTTTTGATGCTCTTATGAATACATATCGTCTTTGCAAATCAAACCCTTCAGTTTTTGACATTTTGATAAGGGTTTATGTAAGAAGAGGGATGGTTGAGGATGCTTTGGAGATATTTTCTTTAATGGGTTGTCGGAAGTTTAGGCCCTCAGCGGATTCTTGTAATATGATCCTAGCTGCGATGATGAAGGGCAGGCGTGCGGATTCAGTATGGTCATTTTTCAAGGAAATGCTGGCAAATAATGTATGCCCTAATGTAGGAACATTTAATATACTGTTGAATGCTCTTTGTTTGGAGGGAAAGCTTAAGAATGCGGGTTATCTACTAAATAAGATGGAAGAAAGTGGTTATGCTCCAAACATTGTTACCTATAACACGTTGCTTAACTGGTATTGCAAGAACGGAAGATACAAATCCGCTTTTGGGCTGATGGATCGCATGAGTTCTAAGGGTATTGAAGCTGACGTGTGTACTTATAACATGTTTATGAATGAACTTTGTAGAAATAATAGGAGTGCAAAAGGTTATTTATTGCTGAGAAAGATGCGGAAGAGGAGGGTATTCCCAAATCAAGTGACATATAATACACTCATTAGTGGGTTTGTCAGAGAGGCAAAAATTGGGGTTGCTACTCAGCTTTATGAAGAGATGTTGAGTTTTCACCTTTCACCGAACCATATCACTTACAATGCCTTGATTAATGGGCTTTCTCTGGAAGGAAACTTTGAAGAAGCTTCAGAACTTCTCAACAAAATGGAAGAAGGAGGACTACAACCTAATGAAGTCAGTTATGGTGCTGTTGTGAATGGGTTATGCAAGCATAATAAGGTAGATTTGGCAAGAAATCTTTTCGAGAGAATGAGGATTAAGGGTATGGTTATTAGTCCAAATTCCTATACCATGCTGATGGATGGGCTATGTAAGAATGGAATGCTCGAGGAGAGTATACAAGTGCTTGGCGCAATGTTTGAGGATGGTGTAAATCCTGATTTAATCACATATTCAGTACTTGTAAATGGATTCTGTAGAGCTGGAAGGATGAATAGTTCAAAGGAGATAATCTGTAAGATGTATAGATCTGGACTGGTAGTGAATTATACTGTATATTGTACATTACTGTATCATTTTTGCCAGCAGGGAAACATTGCTGAAGCAATGAGAACCTATGCATTAATGCATAAAAGTGGCCATGTTCCTGATCTTTTTGTTTGCAACTTATTGGTATCCTCCCTTTGTAGGCGTGGGAAGATAGGTGAAGCAGAAGATTTCATGCATCACATGCATAGAATTGGTATTACTCCCAATTCATTTACTTTTAATAGTGTAATTGGTGGCTGTAGAAACAAAGGTGATGGGCTAAAGGCATTTTCTTTGTTTGATGATATGATTCAATTGGGTAATCACCCAAGCTCTTACACATATGCGAGTCTTTTAAAATCACTATGCACAGCAGGGAATCTTTTAATAGGAGTGAAATTTTTTGATCAACTTCGGCACATCCCTTATGCTGTCAATGCTGCTGCATACAACATCTTACTGGCTGAGACTTGTAAATCAGGAAAGTTCCAGATGACATTAAGCCTTTTAGACGAAATGGTTTCAAATAATGTGCTTCCTGATAATTGCACATATACTAGTCTTTTTGATGGGTTATGTAGAAAAGGCAGGATGGTTACTGCAATTTTACTGTTTGGAAGAGCATTGGAAAGAGGAACCTTCTTTCCTAACCAGGTACTGTATACCTGTATCATCAATGGGCTTTTCAAGAGTGGCCATCCAAAGATTGCTACTTATTTTTATGATGAGATGTTAAAAAATGGTTTGAACGTTGATACAGTAGCATTCAATGCTATGCTGGATGGTTATTCAAGAATTGGACAACTAGCAAAGGCCAAGAGTCTTTTCTCAATGATGAGTGGTAGAAATTTGTGCCCTAATTTGGCTACGTATAATATTCTTTTACATGGGCACTCCAAGCAACAACGCATATCAGAATGCTTTTCCTTGTATGCCACTATGGTGAGGAAAGATCTTCTTCCTGATAAAATAACATACCATTCTATAATTCTCGGACTCTGCGAGTCAGGGATGCTGGATATTGGTGTCAAATTTCTTAAAAAGATGATTTTGGAGGGGACTATGGCTGACACCATGATGTTTAACATGCTAATTACCAAATATTCTGAGAGGGACGAAATGGAGAAGGTCTTTGACCTTTTGAACATAATGAGGTCTATTGGAGTTTCAGAGGATGGAGATACTTACAGCTCCATACTTATGGGACTTGGAAGAACATCTAATTTCCAAGCATCTCGTATTGTGTTGCATGGAATGTCAGGAAAAGGCTTTATACCTACAGAAAGACAATACTGTAGCGTAATCACTGGTTTGTGTAGAGTGGGAGACATACGCGGAGCATTCAGGTTAAAAGATGAGATGGAGACACTAGGCCTGAGCTCCCAAAATGTAGCTGACAGTGCCATGGTTAGAGGCCTTGTGCGACGTGGAAAGACAGAGGAAGCAATGTTTTTTCTTGATTGCATGCTAAGGGGAAAACTTGTGCCAACTGTTGCAACTTTTACAACTCTCATGCATCAGTTTTGCAATGAATCTAAATTTTCTGAGGCATTGGAGTTAAAAACTATAATGGAACTTCATGGAAGAAAGCCAGATGCTGTTACATACAATGTTCTTATATCAGGCCTTTGTGTCAGCGGTGACAAActtcaagcatttgatttgtACAAGGAAATGAAGCAGAGGGGTCTCTGCCCCACTGTCACAACCTTTAGGGTGCTCCTTCATGCAGTTTCTTCTGAAAATGATTCTGTTAAGGGCAAAACCCTTCTAGTGGATCTGCAAGAAAGAGGACTGATAAGTCAAGATTTGGATGCCCAACTTTGGCGCAAGACATCAGTGGTTGCAATGGAGAAGTTAGACTTCTTGATCAAAAGAAAGAGTAGCTGCAGCCACGAAAAGGAGTATAGCCATTGGGAATATTCATCATTCGGCACTTCTGCAAGTTTATGA
- the LOC113770789 gene encoding protein NOI4 — MSEKGRPLPKFGEWDVNDPASAEGFTVIFNKARDEKKTGGKPESPSKADAAAKQGVDPVKPQGKKWFCCMQSPHAES; from the exons ATGTCG GAGAAGGGTCGACCATTGCCAAAGTTTGGTGAATGGGACGTTAATGACCCAGCTTCTGCAGAAGGATTTACTGTGATTTTCAACAAGGCCAGGGATGAGAAAAAAACTGGCGGAAAGCCTGAGTCACCATCAAAGGCAGATGCTGCAGCTAAACAAGGAGTGGATCCAGTGAAACCTCAGGGT AAAAAATGGTTTTGCTGCATGCAAAGCCCACATGCAGAATCTTGA
- the LOC113770176 gene encoding cellulose synthase-like protein E1 isoform X2, translating to MGSGATGKSEYIPLFETEKAKGRIVHRLFATSIFVGIILIWIYRASHIPRSQEDGRWAWIGMFGAEIWFGLYWFITQSVRWSLVYRRTFTDRLSRRFENELPKVDIFVCTADPAVEPPIMVINTVLSVMAYDYPTEKLSVYLSDDGGSELTFHALLEASYFSKHWLPYCKKYKVEPRSPAAYFESDPRILDANHTKDFASIKKLYEQLENKVLLANKLGQIPDKSEHKGFAMWDSSSSRGNHDTILQILVNGSDPEARDVAGCKLPTLVYLAREKRPEHFHNFKAGAMNALIRVSSEISNGPVILNVDCDMYSNDSQSIRDALCFLMDEEKGHEFAYVQFPQIFKNITKNDLYANSMTAGREVEFHGLDAFGGPPYIGSGCFQRREILSGRKYSKCYKIDLKTQNECKMGNVHELEERLKSLASCTYEQNTEWGHEMGLKYGCPVEDVITGLSIQCQGWKSVYPNPERPAFLGVAGTTLDQILVQQKRWSEGDLQILLSKYSPAWYGLGRIHIGLTMGYLIYCLWSPNCVAVLYYSIIPSLHLLKGIPLFPQVSSVWFLPFAYVIIAEHIYSAVEFLLSGGTFLGWWNEQRMWLYKRTSSYLLAFVDTILKLLGFSDLKFVISSKVSDEDASKRYGEEILEFGTTSPMFIIISTLALLNLFCLTGILMKLKANLSLSFLWETMALQILLCGAFIVINLPLFDALFFRKDNGRMPSSVTSKSMMKIWWWVVTVVLVSSLGSCFGIRFVIDREECISHKVEYGATVHYSFVVIKSDGSWHFSHEGVDLVVKGPTGEQVHDFRDKTSEKDEFVAYHEGVYKFCFTNKSPYHETIDFDVQAGHFVFHDEHAKDEHFKPLFEHISKLEEALYNIQFEQHWLEAQTERQAIVNEGMGKRVMHKAMYESLALIAASVLQVYLLRRLFDRKLGISRV from the exons ATGGGAAGTGGCGCTACTGGTAAAAGTGAGTATATTCCTCTTTTTGAGACGGAGAAGGCGAAGGGTAGGATAGTTCATAGACTGTTTGCTACTTCCATATTTGTTGGGATTATCTTGATTTGGATTTATAGAGCAAGTCACATCCCAAGATCCCAGGAAGATGGGAGATGGGCTTGGATTGGAATGTTTGGAGCTGAAATTTGGTTTGGCCTTTACTGGTTCATCACTCAATCCGTCCGCTGGAGTCTTGTATATCGTCGTACCTTTACCGACAGGCTATCCCGTAG GTTCGAGAATGAGCTGCCTAAAGTGGACATATTTGTTTGCACAGCTGATCCTGCTGTTGAGCCACCAATCATGGTGATCAATACTGTTTTGTCTGTAATGGCATATGATTATCCAACAGAGAAACTCAGCGTTTATCTCTCTGATGATGGTGGCTCGGAGCTTACCTTCCATGCACTCCTGGAGGCTTCCTATTTCTCTAAGCATTGGCTACCATATTGCAAGAAATACAAGGTGGAGCCAAGGTCTCCTGCAGCTTACTTTGAATCAGATCCCCGAATTTTGGATGCAAACCATACCAAAGACTTTGCATCAATCAAG AAATTATATGAACAACTGGAGAACAAGGTTCTGCTTGCAAACAAACTAGGACAAATACCCGATAAATCAGAACACAAAGGCTTTGCTATGTGGGATTCATCTTCATCTCGGGGGAATCATGATACCATCCTGCAG ATTCTCGTTAATGGAAGCGACCCAGAAGCAAGGGATGTTGCAGGATGTAAATTGCCTACACTAGTGTACTTGGCTAGGGAGAAGCGACCCGAGCATTTTCACAACTTCAAAGCTGGAGCAATGAATGCTTTG ATAAGGGTGTCGTCCGAGATCAGCAATGGACCAGTGATCCTAAATGTGGACTGTGATATGTACTCAAATGATTCACAATCAATACGAGATGCTCTTTGTTTCTTGATGGATGAGGAAAAAGGCCACGAGTTTGCTTACGTCCAGTTTCCACAGATCTTCAAGAACATTACTAAGAATGATTTGTACGCTAACTCAATGACAGCGGGTAGAGAG GTGGAATTCCACGGTTTGGATGCCTTTGGAGGTCCACCATATATTGGAAGTGGATGCTTTCAGAGAAGAGAAATCCTGAGTGGAAGAAAGTACAGCAAGTGTTATAAGATTGATTTGAAGACACAGAATGAGTGCAAGATGGGCAATGTGCATGAACTGGAAGAAAGACTTAAGAGCCTGGCAAGCTGTACATACGAGCAAAATACTGAATGGGGGCATGAG ATGGGTTTAAAGTATGGGTGTCCAGTTGAAGACGTGATAACTGGTTTGTCCATTCAATGCCAAGGATGGAAATCAGTCTATCCTAATCCAGAAAGGCCAGCATTTTTGGGTGTTGCAGGGACGACATTGGATCAGATACTTGTGCAGCAAAAGAGATGGTCTGAGGGTGATCTACAAATTCTGCTTTCAAAGTACAGTCCAGCATGGTATGGACTGGGAAGGATTCACATTGGCCTTACAATGGGGTACTTAATTTACTGTTTATGGTCTCCTAATTGCGTGGCGGTATTGTATTACTCCATCATCCCTTCCCTTCATCTACTCAAAGGCATTCCCTTATTTCCACAG GTCTCAAGCGTATGGTTTCTTCCATTTGCTTATGTTATCATCGCGGAGCACATATACAGTGCTGTTGAGTTTCTTTTATCAGGCGGAACATTTCTGGGCTGGTGGAATGAACAGAGAATGTGGCTTTACAAAAGAACCAGCTCTTACCTGTTAGCCTTTGTGGATACAATCTTAAAGTTGCTAGGCTTTTCTGACCTGAAATTTGTCATCTCAAGCAAAGTCTCTGATGAGGATGCCTCCAAGAGATACGGGGAAGAGATATTGGAGTTTGGAACCACGTCACCAATGTTTATCATTATATCGACATTGGCACTGCTCAACCTGTTTTGCTTGACAGGAATACTAATGAAACTGAAGGCCAATTTATCTCTCAGCTTTCTTTGGGAAACCATGGCTTTGCAGATTCTTCTTTGCGGGGCTTTCATTGTAATCAATTTACCTTTGTTTGATGCTCTTTTCTTTAGAAAGGACAACGGCAGAATGCCAAGCTCTGTAACTAGCAAATCT atgatgaaaatctggtGGTGGGTCGTGACGGTGGTGCTTGTATCGAGCTTAGGTAGTTGTTTTGGGATTAGATTTGTGATAGACAGAGAAGAATGCATATCCCATAAGGTTGAATATGGAGCCACCGTTCACTATTCTTTTGTGGTGATTAAGTCAGATGGTTCGTGGCATTTCAGTCATGAGGGCGTTGATCTTGTG GTAAAGGGACCAACTGGCGAACAAGTTCATGACTTTCGGGACAAGACAAGTGAGAAGGATGAGTTTGTGGCTTACCATGAAGGAGTTTACAAGTTCTGTTTTACCAACAAGTCTCCTTATCATGAAACCATAGACTTTGACGTGCAAGCTGGTCATTTTGTATTTCAtgatgagcatgcaaaagatG AGcatttcaaaccattgtttGAGCATATTAGCAAGCTAGAGGAGGCTTTATATAACATTCAATTCGAACAGCATTGGCTAGAAGCTCAAACTGAACGCCAGGCAATAG TGAATGAAGGAATGGGCAAAAGAGTTATGCACAAAGCTATGTATGAATCATTGGCTCTGATTGCTGCGAGTGTTTTACAAGTTTACCTCTTGCGTCGATTATTTGACCGGAAGCTTGGAATCTCCAGAGTTTAG
- the LOC113770176 gene encoding transmembrane emp24 domain-containing protein p24beta2-like isoform X1: protein MMKIWWWVVTVVLVSSLGSCFGIRFVIDREECISHKVEYGATVHYSFVVIKSDGSWHFSHEGVDLVVKGPTGEQVHDFRDKTSEKDEFVAYHEGVYKFCFTNKSPYHETIDFDVQAGHFVFHDEHAKDEHFKPLFEHISKLEEALYNIQFEQHWLEAQTERQAIVNEGMGKRVMHKAMYESLALIAASVLQVYLLRRLFDRKLGISRV from the exons atgatgaaaatctggtGGTGGGTCGTGACGGTGGTGCTTGTATCGAGCTTAGGTAGTTGTTTTGGGATTAGATTTGTGATAGACAGAGAAGAATGCATATCCCATAAGGTTGAATATGGAGCCACCGTTCACTATTCTTTTGTGGTGATTAAGTCAGATGGTTCGTGGCATTTCAGTCATGAGGGCGTTGATCTTGTG GTAAAGGGACCAACTGGCGAACAAGTTCATGACTTTCGGGACAAGACAAGTGAGAAGGATGAGTTTGTGGCTTACCATGAAGGAGTTTACAAGTTCTGTTTTACCAACAAGTCTCCTTATCATGAAACCATAGACTTTGACGTGCAAGCTGGTCATTTTGTATTTCAtgatgagcatgcaaaagatG AGcatttcaaaccattgtttGAGCATATTAGCAAGCTAGAGGAGGCTTTATATAACATTCAATTCGAACAGCATTGGCTAGAAGCTCAAACTGAACGCCAGGCAATAG TGAATGAAGGAATGGGCAAAAGAGTTATGCACAAAGCTATGTATGAATCATTGGCTCTGATTGCTGCGAGTGTTTTACAAGTTTACCTCTTGCGTCGATTATTTGACCGGAAGCTTGGAATCTCCAGAGTTTAG
- the LOC113770175 gene encoding uncharacterized protein At5g39865 codes for MAFLNNDDQKYDFSENPKATSRFNRSLTLHNPNPAYEFTKTPLLPLERTGSVKKLYSSPFGSMASAGNSLRGKVQKLRSLFEKPPSQSSPSLSPQPSSLSSSSLSSSSRPAKSLSLDPPHFRLPGTEDRVVIYFTSLRGIRRTYADCCAVRMIFKGFRINLDERDISMDNAYRKELQSVLGEKTVSLPQVFVKGKYIGGADVVRQLNEAGELAKMLKGLPIRAVKPGLGYICEGCGDARFVPCSNCSGSRKIFDEDDEQLKRCPECNENGLIRCPECCY; via the coding sequence ATGGCCTTTCTCAACAATGATGATCAGAAATATGATTTCTCTGAAAATCCTAAAGCTACCTCCAGATTCAACCGATCCTTAACGCTGCACAACCCAAACCCAGCGTACGAATTTACCAAAACCCCCCTCCTCCCTCTCGAACGCACCGGCTCCGTCAAGAAGTTGTATAGTTCCCCTTTTGGCTCAATGGCTTCGGCGGGAAACTCGTTGAGGGGTAAGGTTCAGAAGCTTCGTTCCCTCTTCGAAAAACCCCCGTCGCAATCTTCCCCTAGTTTATCACCCCAGCCATCATCCTTATCCTCATCATCATTGTCCTCCTCTTCCAGACCCGCGAAAAGCTTAAGTTTGGATCCCCCCCATTTCCGGCTGCCTGGTACCGAGGACAGAGTTGTCATTTACTTCACCAGCCTCCGGGGAATCCGCAGAACCTACGCCGATTGCTGCGCTGTTCGGATGATCTTCAAGGGCTTTCGCATAAATTTAGACGAGAGGGATATTTCCATGGACAACGCGTACAGGAAGGAATTACAGAGCGTTTTGGGGGAGAAAACCGTGAGTTTACCTCAGGTGTTTGTCAAGGGGAAGTATATTGGTGGAGCTGATGTTGTGAGGCAGCTGAATGAGGCGGGCGAGCTCGCCAAAATGCTCAAAGGATTGCCTATTCGAGCAGTAAAGCCTGGGTTAGGGTATATTTGCGAAGGCTGTGGGGATGCCAGGTTCGTGCCCTGCTCAAATTGTAGCGGAAGTCGTAAAATATTTGACGAGGATGATGAGCAACTTAAGCGGTGCCCGGAGTGCAATGAGAACGGCTTGATTCGTTGCCCTGAGTGCTGCTATTGA
- the LOC113770174 gene encoding cellulose synthase-like protein E6 produces the protein MSTENGAREENSGRSLFETKAAEGGSVAAAYKVFAFTVLVSIVLIWLYRLTYIPGVGEPGRWVWIGMFVSELLFGFYWIITQSVRWNVVQRIPFKDRLSLRYEDKLPDVDIFVCTADHVVEPPIMVIDTVLSAMSYNYPPEKLSIYLSDDGGSEFTFYALLEVSDFAKYWLPFCKKFKLEPRAPAVYFKRNILDSHDLVLAQESSKVKKLYEDMKSRIETVVEKGGIPKEIKEKHKGFSGWNSLIARNDHQSIVQILIDRRNPNSVDIDGHQLPTLVYLSREKRPQRPHHFKAGSMNALIRVSSKISNAPIILNLDCDMYSNDSDAIRDSLCFFMDEKQGHRTSYVQYPQRYHNITKHDIYSSVARVVHQIELAGIDGNGGALYCGTGCFHRRASLCGMKFSEDNRSELKSVKHEIGGRPIEELEEASKQVANCSYEDGTQWGKEMGLVYGCPVEDIVTGLTIQCRGWRPIYHNPSRYAFLGIAATTLDQSLVQNKRWSEGMFQIFLSKYCPFIYGHGKIKLGAQMGYCVYLLWAPISLGTLCYAVAPSLCLLHGIRIFPEVSSLWFLPFAYVFVAKYAYGLAEALSCGDTLKAWWNSQRIWLFRRTTAYFLAFIDTVIRQLGFSQTTFVLTPKVVDDDVMKRHENEILEFGSSSIMFTIIATIALLNLFSFLLGIRRVVLATESSRAFQQFIPPIILSGLLIMINIPVYQALFFRTDKGRMPSSVLWKSVLIVSLASLMPIY, from the exons ATGAGCACTGAAAATGGAGCAAGAGAAGAAAACAGTGGTCGTTCTTTGTTCGAGACAAAAGCAGCAGAAGGAGGTTCAGTTGCTGCAGCTTACAAAGTTTTTGCTTTCACAGTACTTGTCAGCATAGTGCTGATATGGTTGTACAGATTAACGTACATCCCTGGAGTTGGAGAACCTGGAAGATGGGTTTGGATTGGCATGTTCGTCTCAGAGCTCTTGTTTGGTTTTTACTGGATCATTACTCAGTCTGTTCGCTGGAACGTTGTCCAAAGGATTCCATTCAAAGACAGGCTTTCACTCAG ATACGAAGACAAATTGCCAGATGTTGATATCTTTGTTTGCACAGCGGATCATGTAGTTGAGCCGCCAATTATGGTGATTGACACTGTATTGTcggccatgtcatataactatCCTCCTGAAAAATTGAGCATTTACCTTTCCGATGATGGAGGATCAGAATTCACATTCTATGCTCTTTTGGAGGTCTCTGACTTCGCAAAGTATTGGCTGCCCTTCTGCAAGAAGTTCAAGCTGGAACCAAGGGCTCCTGCAGTCTACTTTAAGAGAAATATTCTTGACTCGCACGACCTTGTTCTCGCTCAAGAGTCGTCGAAAGTTAAG AAATTATATGAAGACATGAAGAGTAGGATTGAAACAGTTGTTGAAAAGGGAGGCATCCCAAAAGAGATTAAGGAAAAACACAAGGGGTTCTCAGGGTGGAATTCCTTAATTGCAAGGAATGATCATCAGTCTATTGTTCAG ATATTAATTGACAGAAGAAATCCCAACTCTGTTGACATTGATGGACATCAGTTGCCTACTCTGGTGTACTTGTCCAGGGAGAAAAGGCCACAACGGCCACACCACTTCAAGGCCGGATCTATGAATGCATTG ATAAGAGTTTCATCAAAAATAAGTAATGCACCGATCATCCTCAATTTGGACTGTGATATGTACTCGAATGATTCAGATGCAATTCGAGATTCATTATGCTTCTTTATGGATGAAAAACAAGGGCATAGAACCTCCTACGTGCAATATCCACAAAGATACCATAACATCACTAAACATGATATCTATTCAAGTGTGGCCAGAGTTGTTCACCAG ATTGAGCTGGCTGGAATCGATGGTAACGGTGGTGCCCTTTACTGTGGTACTGGATGCTTTCACAGGAGAGCAAGTCTTTGCGGAATGAAATTCTCCGAGGACAACAGAAGTGAACTGAAGAGCGTGAAACATGAAATCGGAGGTAGGCCTATTGAAGAGTTGGAAGAAGCATCTAAACAAGTTGCAAACTGTAGCTATGAAGATGGAACTCAATGGGGAAAAGAG ATGGGATTGGTCTATGGATGTCCAGTGGAAGATATAGTCACAGGCCTAACGATTCAGTGCAGGGGATGGAGACCAATTTATCACAATCCAAGTAGATATGCCTTTCTGGGAATTGCTGCTACAACTTTAGATCAATCTCTTGTTCAGAATAAGAGGTGGTCCGAGGGCATGTTCCAGATTTTCTTATCCAAGTATTGTCCTTTCATATATGGGCATGGCAAGATCAAATTGGGTGCCCAAATGGGATATTGTGTCTACCTTTTATGGGCTCCCATTTCCCTTGGCACGCTTTGTTATGCAGTTGCTCCCAGTCTTTGCTTACTTCATGGCATTCGAATATTTCCGGAG GTTTCAAGCCTATGGTTTCTTCCATTTGCATATGTTTTTGTTGCGAAATACGCATACGGCTTAGCTGAAGCTCTTAGCTGTGGGGATACATTGAAAGCATGGTGGAACTCGCAAAGAATATGGTTGTTTCGTAGAACCACTGCATACTTTCTTGCCTTCATCGACACAGTCATTAGGCAACTAGGCTTCTCCCAAACAACATTCGTTCTCACACCCAAGGTGGTTGACGATGATGTAATGAAGAGACATGAGAATGAAATCTTGGAATTTGGAAGCTCATCGATCATGTTTACTATCATAGCAACAATTGCACTCCTGAACCTTTTCAGTTTCCTTTTGGGTATCCGGAGAGTTGTTTTGGCTACAGAATCATCAAGGGCTTTCCAGCAGTTTATCCCACCAATCATCCTTTCTGGATTACTGATAATGATCAACATACCTGTGTACCAAGCACTCTTCTTCCGCACTGACAAGGGTCGCATGCCATCTTCTGTCTTGTGGAAATCTGTTCTGATCGTCTCACTTGCATCTTTGATGCCTATTTACTAG
- the LOC113772364 gene encoding protein STRICTOSIDINE SYNTHASE-LIKE 4-like: MAESTRIPSPSSSGGTSGERTKKSWWPFAFLASVLPVVVGVLVYQLDSFDPAPYPAHELTQKKPLIVPKSNPRMLKGAGIIGVGKLLGPEDIAYDPKSGVIYTGCEDGWINDSAADSIVADWINTGGRPLGVVCGHHS; encoded by the coding sequence ATGGCCGAATCAACTCGCATCCCATCTCCCTCATCGTCAGGCGGAACATCCGGTGAAAGAACCAAAAAGAGCTGGTGGCCCTTTGCTTTTCTCGCATCAGTTCTACCAGTTGTTGTAGGAGTTTTAGTCTACCAACTGGACTCCTTCGACCCTGCTCCTTACCCAGCCCACGAGTTGACTCAGAAGAAACCCCTGATAGTGCCTAAGAGCAACCCTCGCATGCTTAAAGGAGCAGGGATTATTGGGGTCGGAAAACTGCTAGGGCCTGAAGACATAGCTTACGATCCGAAGTCCGGAGTTATCTATACTGGTTGTGAGGATGGATGGATAAACGATTCAGCGGCCGACTCGATTGTGGCGGACTGGATAAACACTGGCGGCCGGCCTCTTGGAGTTGTTTGTGGGCACCATAGCTGA